In the Oryza glaberrima chromosome 6, OglaRS2, whole genome shotgun sequence genome, one interval contains:
- the LOC127776541 gene encoding PTI1-like tyrosine-protein kinase At3g15890, with product MHPKLSRFAHRVLCCGRKGSGEDLSDEGSGSLRWVFSLRELRSATNSFNYDNKIGEGPFGSVYWGQVWDGSQIAVKKLKCAKNGTETEFASDVEILGRVRHKNLLSFRGYCADGPERVLVYDFMPNSSLYAHLHGTHSTECLLDWRRRTFIAIGAARALAYLHHHATPQIIHGSVKATNVLLDSNFQAHLGDFGLIRFIPDGVDHDKIISENQRGYLAPEYIMFGKPTIGCDVYSFGIILLELSSGRRPVERSGSAKMCGVRNWVLPLAKDGRYDEIVDSKLNDKYSESELKRVVLVGLACTHREPEKRPTMLEVVSMLKGESKEMLSRLENDELFRPDSTVSSHGMSTPEGSSDCVPKNDQELAAA from the exons aTGCACCCGAAGCTGTCGCGGTTCGCGCACAGGGTGCTCTGCTGCGGGAGGAAAGGCTCCGGGGAGGATTT GAGTGATGAGGGGAGCGGATCGTTGAGGTGGGTGTTTTCATTGCGGGAGCTTCGGTCAGCTACAAATAGCTTCAACTATGATAACAAGATTGGAGAAGGACCATTCGGAAGTGTCTATTGGGGACAAGTTTGGGATGGTTCTCAG ATTGCTGTTAAGAAGTTGAAGTGCGCAAAGAATGGGACAGAAACAGAATTTGCTTCAGATGTTGAAATTCTGGGAAGAGTGAGGCACAAAAACCTCTTGAGTTTCCGTGGATATTGTGCTGATGGACCTGAACGCGTTCTGGTGTATGACTTCATGCCAAATTCAAGTCTTTATGCACATCTGCACGGAACACATTCTACAGAGTGCCTTCTTGACTGGCGGAGGAGAACATTTATTGCAATTGGTGCTGCTCGAGCTCTAGC GTATCTTCACCACCACGCAACACCCCAGATAATCCATGGGAGCGTCAAGGCTACTAATGTGCTACTCGATTCAAATTTCCAGGCACATCTTGGTGACTTTGGTCTGATAAGGTTCATCCCAGATGGGGTGGATCATGATAAGATAATCAGTGAAAACCAACGTGGCTATCTTGCTCCTGAGTACATTATGTTTGGCAAACCTACAATAGGTTGTGATGTCTACAGCTTTGGCATAATACTGTTGGAGCTATCTAGTGGGAGAAGACCAGTGGAAAGGTCGGGCTCTGCCAAAATGTGTGGGGTTCGAAACTGGGTGCTCCCTTTGGCAAAAGATGGCCGATACGATGAAATTGTGGACTCCAAACTCAATGATAAGTATTCTGAATCTGAACTAAAAAGAGTAGTGTTGGTTGGTCTGGCTTGCACACACAGAGAACCTGAAAAGAGACCGACAATGCTCGAAGTTGTATCGATGCTGAAAGGTGAATCTAAAGAGATGCTTTCCAGGCTTGAAAATGATGAATTGTTCAGGCCAGACTCGACGGTGAGTTCCCATGGAATGTCAACACCAGAGGGGAGCTCGGACTGTGTGCCCAAGAATGATCAAGAATTGGCAGCGGCATGA
- the LOC127776540 gene encoding pre-mRNA-processing-splicing factor 8A-like, producing the protein MWSGGPPPPPPPPMGAAPPPPGTGAPPPPPPAAVGPPGGVGGGKPLTAAELEAQLVEKARKWHQLNSKRYGDKRKFGFVEAQKEDMPPEHVRKIIRDHGDMSSKKYRHDKRVYLGALKFVPHAVYKLLENMPMPWEQVRHVKILYHITGAITFVNEIPWVVEPIYLAQWGTMWIMMRREKRDRRHFKRMRFPPFDDEEPPLDYADNLLDVEPLEAIQLELDEEEDSAVHEWFYDHKPLVKTKLINGPSYRKWHLSLPIMATLYRLAGQLLSDLIDRNYFYLFDMESFFTAKALNMCIPGGPKFEPLYRDMEKGDEDWNEFNDINKLIIRQPLRTEYRIAFPHLYNNRPRKVRLGVYHTPMIMYIKTEDPDLPAFYYDPLINPITSTNKVDRRERRTTEEDEDEDFCLPDGVEPLLKGTELYTDTTAAGISLLFAPKPFNMRSGRTRRAEDIPLVSEWYKEHCPPAYPVKVRVSYQKLLKCYVLNELHHRPPKAQKKKHLFRSLQATKFFQTTELDWAEAGLQVCKQGYNMLNLLIHRKNLNYLHLDYNFNLKPVKTLTTKERKKSRFGNAFHLCREILRLTKLVVDANIQFRLGNVDAFQLADGLQYIFSHVGQLTGMYRYKYRLMRQIRMCKDLKHLIYYRFNTGPVGKGPGCGFWAPMWRVWLFFLRGIVPLLERWLGNLLARQFEGRHSKGVAKTVTKQRVESHFDLELRAAVMHDVLDAMPEGIKQNKARTILQHLSEAWRCWKANIPWKVPGLPVPIENMILRYVKSKADWWTNVAHYNRERIRRGATVDKTVCRKNLGRLTRLWLKAEQERQHNYLKDGPYVTPEEAVAIYTTTVHWLESRKFSPIPFPPLSYKHDTKLLILALERLKESYSVAVRLNQLQREELGLIEQAYDNPHEALSRIKRHLLTQRAFKEVGIEFMDLYSYLIPVYEIEPLEKITDAYLDQYLWYEGDKRHLFPNWVKPADSEPPPLLVYKWCQGINNLQDVWDTSDGQCVVMLQTKFEKFFEKIDLTLLNRLLRLVLDHNIADYVTAKNNVVLSYKDMSHTNSYGLIRGLQFASFVVQYYGLVLDLLLLGLTRASEIAGPPTMPNEFLTYADTKVETRHPIRLYSRYIDKVHIMFRFTHEEARDLIQRYLTEHPDPNNENMVGYNNKKCWPRDARMRLMKHDVNLGRSVFWDMKNRLPRSITTLEWENSFVSVYSKDNPNLLFSMCGFEVRILPKIRMTQEAFSNTKDGVWNLQNEQTKERTAIAFLRVDDEHMKVFENRVRQILMSSGSTTFTKIVNKWNTALIGLMTYFREATVHTQELLDLLVKCENKIQTRIKIGLNSKMPSRFPPVIFYTPKEIGGLGMLSMGHILIPQSDLRYSKQTDVGVTHFRSGMSHEEDQLIPNLYRYIQPWESEFIDSQRVWAEYALKRQEAQSQNRRLTLEDLEDSWDRGIPRINTLFQKDRHTLAYDKGWRVRTDFKQYQVLKQNPFWWTHQRHDGKLWNLNNYRTDVIQALGGVEGILEHTLFKGTYFPTWEGLFWEKASGFEESMKYKKLTNAQRSGLNQIPNRRFTLWWSPTINRANVYVGFQVQLDLTGIFMHGKIPTLKISLIQIFRAHLWQKIHESVVMDLCQVLDQELDALEIETVQKETIHPRKSYKMNSSCADILLFAAHRWQMSKPSLVSESKDVFDQKASNKYWIDVQLRWGDYDSHDIERYTRAKFMDYTTDNMSIYPSPTGVMIGIDLAYNLHSAFGNWFPGSKPLLQQAMNKIMKSNPALYVLRERIRKGLQLYSSEPTEPYLSSQNYGEIFSNQIIWFVDDTNVYRVTIHKTFEGNLTTKPINGAIFIFNPRTGQLFLKVIHTSVWAGQKRLGQLAKWKTAEEVAALVRSLPVEEQPKQIIVTRKGMLDPLEVHLLDFPNIVIKGSELQLPFQACLKIEKFGDLILKATEPQMVLYNIYDDWLKSISSFTAFSRIVLILRALHVNNEKAKMLLKPDKTIVTEPHHIWPTLTDEQWLKVECALRDLILSDYAKKNNVNTSALTQSEIRDIILGAEIAPPSQQRQQIAEIEKQSRETTQLTAVTTRTTNVHGDELIITTTSPYEQQAFASKTDWRVRAISATNLYLRVNHIYVNSDDIKETGYTYIMPKNILKKFICIADLRTQIAGFLYGLSPQDNPQVKEIRCIAIPPQHGTHQMVTLPANLPEHEFLNDLEPLGWMHTQPNEAPQLSPQDLTSHAKILENNKQWDGEKCIILTCSFTPGSCSLTAYKLTPSGYEWGRSNKDTGSNPHGYLPTHYEKVQMLLSDRFLGFYMVPDNTPWNFNFMGVKHDPLMKYNMKLGTPRDFYHEDHRPTHFLEFSNIDEGEVAEGDREDTFT; encoded by the exons atgtggagcggcgggccgccgccgcctccgcctccgccgatgggggccgcgccgccgccaccgggcacgggcgctccgcctccgccgccgccggcggctgtgGGCCCGCccggtggcgttggcggcggcaagccgctgacggcggcggagctcgaggCGCAGCTGGTGGAGAAGGCGAGGAAGTGGCACCAGCTGAACTCCAAGCGGTACGGCGACAAGCGCAAGTTCGGCTTCGTTGAGGCGCAGAAGGAGGACATGCCACCCGAGCACGTCCGCAAAATCATCAG GGACCATGGTGACATGTCTTCAAAGAAGTACAGGCATGATAAGCGTGTATATCTTGGAGCACTCAAATTTGTGCCTCATGCTGTTTACAAGCTATTGGAAAATATGCCAATGCCCTGGGAACAG GTTCGGCATGTAAAGATCCTTTACCATATCACTGGTGCAATAACCTTTGTAAATGAGATCCCATGGGTAGTTGAGCCCATTTACCTTGCACAG TGGGGCACGATGTGGATCATgatgaggagggagaagagagataggcGACATTTCAAGAGAATGCGCTTTCCTCCATTTGATGATGAGGAACCTCCATTAGACTATGCTGATAATTTGCTGGATGTTGAACCACTGGAGGCTATACAGTTGGAGTTGGACGAGGAGGAAGATTCAGCTGTGCATGAATGGTTTTATGATCATAAGCCGCTTGTGAAGACTAAGCTTATAAATGGCCCCAGCTACCGGAAATGGCATCTATCGCTTCCCATAATGGCGACACTCTATCGTCTTGCTGGCCAACTTTTGTCGGATTTGATTGATCGAAATTATTTCTATTTGTTTGATATGGAGTCTTTCTTTACCGCCAAAGCACTCAACATGTGTATCCCAG GAGGTCCGAAGTTTGAGCCATTGTACCGTGATATGGAGAAGGGGGATGAGGACTGGAATGAGTTTAATGACATCAACAAACTCATCATCCGCCAACCACTTAGGACTGAGTACAGAATTGCTTTTCCACACTTGTACAATAACAGGCCAAGGAAAGTGAGGCTTGGGGTATATCATACTCCAATGATAATGTATATCAAAACAGAGGATCCAGACTTGCCTGCATTTTACTATGATCCTTTGATAAATCCTATAACTTCGACTAACAAGGTTGATCGTCGGGAGAGGAGAACAACTGAAGAGGATGAAGATGAGGACTTCTGTCTCCCGGATGGTGTGGAGCCCCTCTTGAAAGGAACAGAACTTTACACTGATACAACAGCAGCTGGCATTTCATTACTCTTTGCTCCAAAGCCTTTTAATATGAGATCTGGTAGAACACGTCGTGCTGAAGATATCCCTCTTGTATCTGAATGGTACAAGGAGCACTG CCCACCAGCTTATCCAGTGAAGGTGCGTGTCAGCTATCAGAAGCTACTGAAGTGTTATGTGCTCAATGAACTACATCATAGGCCTCCCAAGGCACAGAAGAAGAAGCACCTGTTCCGTTCACTCCAAGCTACAAAGTTTTTTCAAACAACAGAGCTTGACTGGGCAGAAGCAGGTTTGCAAGTTTGCAAACAGGGTTACAATATGTTGAACTTGTTGATCCACAGAAAGAACCTTAACTACCTTCACTTGGACTACAACTTCAATTTGAAACCTGTGAAGACACTCACAacgaaggaaaggaaaaaatctCGGTTTGGAAATGCATTTCATTTATGCCGTGAGATATTACGACTTACTAAGTTAGTTGTTGATGCAAACATCCAGTTCCGCTTGGGAAATGTTGACGCTTTCCAGTTAGCAGATGGCTTGCAATACATATTCTCTCATGTTGGCCAGCTGACTGGTATGTACCGCTACAAGTATCGTCTGATGCGGCAAATCAGGATGTGCAAAGATCTGAAGCACTTGATATACTACAGGTTCAACACTGGTCCTGTAGGAAAAGGACCTGGCTGTGGATTTTGGGCTCCAATGTGGAGGGTGTGGCTGTTTTTCCTGCGGGGTATTGTGCCACTGCTTGAAAGATGGTTAGGTAATTTACTGGCCAGGCAGTTTGAAGGTCGTCATTCAAAAGGAGTTGCTAAAACTGTAACCAAACAACGTGTTGAGTCTCACTTCGATCTTGAACTTCGAGCTGCTGTTATGCATGATGTCCTTGATGCTATGCCTGAGGGTATCAAGCAAAACAAGGCACGGACTATACTGCAGCATCTTAGTGAGGCATGGCGGTGCTGGAAGGCAAATATCCCATGGAAGGTCCCGGGCCTACCTGTTCCTATTGAGAACATGATACTTCGTTATGTAAAGTCCAAGGCTGATTGGTGGACCAATGTTGCTCACTACAATCGTGAGCGTATCAGGCGTGGTGCTACGGTTGACAAGACTGTGTGCCGTAAGAATCTTGGAAGATTAACTCGTTTGTGGCTGAAGGCAGAACAGGAGAGGCAGCACAACTATTTGAAAGATGGGCCATATGTTACACCTGAAGAGGCAGTTGCTATTTACACAACAACAGTTCATTGGCTTGAATCAAGGAAGTTCTCGCCTATTCCTTTTCCTCCACTTTCTTACAAGCATGACACCAAACTTCTTATACTAGCTCTGGAAAGGCTAAAGGAGTCTTACAGCGTGGCTGTAAGGTTAAATCAACTGCAGCGGGAGGAACTTGGCTTGATTGAGCAAGCATATGATAATCCTCATGAGGCGCTTTCAAGGATAAAGAGGCATCTTCTTACTCAGCGTGCTTTTAAAGAAGTTGGCATTGAGTTTATGGACCTGTACAGCTACCTGATCCCAGTATATGAAATTGAGCCTCTTGAGAAAATCACTGATGCCTACCTTGACCAGTACTTGTGGTATGAGGGGGACAAGCGACACCTATTCCCGAACTGGGTCAAGCCTGCTGATTCAGAACCACCTCCTTTGCTTGTTTACAAATGGTGCCAAGGTATAAATAATCTACAGGATGTATGGGACACTAGTGACGGGCAGTGTGTTGTGATGCTGCAGACAAAATTTGAGAAGTTCTTCGAAAAAATTGATCTGACACTGTTGAACAGGCTTCTGCGGTTGGTCTTGGACCATAATATTGCTGATTATGTCACTGCAAAGAACAATGTTGTGTTGTCTTACAAGGATATGAGTCATACTAATTCTTATGGTCTCATTCGGGGTCTACAGTTTGCATCATTTGTTGTGCAATACTATGGTCTTGTGCTGGATCTCCTTCTGCTCGGTTTAACACGTGCAAGTGAGATCGCTGGGCCACCTACAATGCCTAATGAGTTCCTCACATATGCTGATACCAAAGTTGAGACAAGGCATCCTATCCGGTTGTACTCTCGGTATATTGATAAGGTGCATATAATGTTCCGCTTTACTCATGAGGAAGCACGTGATTTAATTCAGCGTTATTTGACAGAGCATCCTGATCCTAATAATGAGAACATGGTCGGTTACAACAACAAGAAATGTTGGCCTAGAGACGCAAGAATGAGGCTCATGAAGCATGATGTAAATCTTGGAAGAAGTGTTTTTTGGGACATGAAGAACCGCCTTCCAAGGAGCATCACAACGTTAGAGTGGGAGAACAGCTTTGTCTCTGTTTACAGCAAGGACAACCCTAATCTGCTGTTTAGCATGTGTGGGTTTGAGGTTCGTATACTACCAAAAATACGGATGACTCAAGAAGCGTTTAGTAACACCAAAGATGGAGTCTGGAACTTGCAGAATGAACAGACAAAAGAAAGGACAGCTATTGCCTTTCTAAGAGTTGATGATGAGCATATGAAAGTGTTTGAGAACCGTGTCAGGCAAATCCTTATGTCCTCAGGGTCAACTACATTCACTAAGATTGTTAACAAGTGGAATACTGCTCTTATTGGTCTTATGACATATTTCCGTGAAGCAACTGTTCATACCCAGGAGCTCTTGGATTTACTTGTCAAATGTGAAAACAAGATTCAGACTCGCATAAAGATTGGACTGAACTCAAAAATGCCTAGCAGGTTTCCGCCTGTTATCTTCTATACACCCAAGGAAATTGGAGGTCTGGGAATGTTATCGATGGGTCACATTCTGATACCACAGAGTGATCTCAGGTACAGCAAACAGACAGATGTTGGTGTGACACATTTTCGGAGTGGTATGAGCCATGAAGAGGACCAGCTTATCCCTAACTTATATCGCTACATTCAGCCCTGGGAGAGTGAGTTTATTGATTCACAGCGGGTTTGGGCTGAGTATGCTTTGAAGAGGCAGGAAGCACAATCACAGAACAGACGGTTAACACTTGAGGATCTTGAAGATTCATGGGATAGAGGTATTCCTCGTATCAACACTCTTTTCCAAAAAGACCGTCATACTTTGGCATATGATAAAGGATGGAGAGTGAGAACAGACTTTAAGCAGTACCAAGTGCTCAAACAAAACCCATTCTGGTGGACACATCAGAGACATGATGGAAAACTATGGAACCTAAACAACTATAGGACTGATGTCATCCAAGCTCTTGGTGGTGTTGAGGGTATTTTGGAACACACCTTGTTTAAAGGAACGTATTTCCCTACTTGGGAGGGTCTGTTTTGGGAGAAAGCGTCAGGTTTTGAGGAGTCCATGAAATACAAGAAGCTGACGAATGCACAACGTTCTGGTCTCAATCAGATACCCAACCGAAGATTTACCCTGTGGTGGTCACCAACCATCAATCGTGCAAATGTGTATGTTGGTTTCCAGGTTCAGCTAGATCTTACGGGCATTTTCATGCATGGGAAAATTCCGACCCTGAAGATTTCTTTAATCCAGATCTTCCGTGCGCATCTGTGGCAGAAGATCCATGAAAGTGTTGTTATGGATCTTTGCCAAGTTTTGGATCAAGAGCTGGATGCACTGGAGATTGAGACAGTGCAGAAAGAGACAATACATCCGAGGAAGAGTTACAAGATGAACAGCTCCTGTGCAGATATCCTCCTTTTTGCTGCACATAGGTGGCAGATGTCTAAACCGAGCTTAGTCTCTGAGTCAAAGGATGTCTTTGATCAGAAAGCTAGCAACAAGTATTGGATTGATGTGCAACTCCGATGGGGAGACTATGATTCACATGACATTGAGCGTTATACAAGGGCCAAGTTCATGGACTACACTACTGACAATATGTCGATATATCCATCTCCAACAG GGGTGATGATTGGAATTGATCTAGCATATAATTTGCACTCTGCTTTTGGCAATTGGTTCCCTGGGTCAAAGCCCCTTCTTCAGCAAGCAATGAACAAGATAATGAAg TCAAATCCTGCTCTGTACGTGCTGAGGGAGAGAATAAGGAAGGGTCTACAGCTGTATTCTTCAGAACCCACTGAGCCGTATTTGTCTTCACAGAACTATGGAGAGATATTCAGCAATCAGATCATATGGTTTGTGGATGACACAAATGTCTATCGAGTTACCATTCACAAAACATTTGAGGGTAACTTGACCACTAAACCAATCAATGGtgctatttttattttcaatccaAGAACTGGTCAACTATTTCTGAAG GTCATCCACACAAGTGTATGGGCTGGACAAAAGCGTCTTGGACAACTGGCCAAGTGGAAAACAGCTGAAGAGGTTGCTGCATTAGTTCGGTCGCTTCCTGTAGAAGAGCAGCCAAAGCAAATCATTGTGACAAGGAAGGGTATGTTGGATCCTTTGGAGGTCCATCTGCTTGACTTCCCTAACATTGTGATCAAGGGCAGTGAGCTGCAGCTGCCATTCCAAGCTTGTTTGAAGATTGAGAAGTTCGGTGATCTTATTCTCAAGGCCACAGAACCCCAGATGGTTCTTTACAACATATAtgatgattggttgaaaagtaTCTCATCATTCACTGCTTTCTCTCGGATTGTGCTTATATTGCGTGCACTTCATGTCAATAATGAGAAGGCAAAGATGCTGCTCAAGCCTGACAAAACTATTGTTACGGAACCACATCATATTTGGCCAACCTTGACTGATGAGCAATGGCTGAAGGTTGAATGTGCACTCAGGGACCTCATCCTGTCTGATTATGCAAAGAAAAACAATGTTAATACGTCTGCGCTGACACAATCTGAAATTCGTGACATTATACTTGGTGCTGAAATAGCTCCACCATCACAGCAGAGGCAACAGATTGCTGAAATTGAGAAACAG TCTAGAGAGACGACTCAGCTGACCGCAGTTACTACAAGGACGACCAATGTGCATGGAGATGAGCTCATCATCACAACGACCAGTCCATACGAGCAACAAGCATTTGCATCAAAGACTGATTGGCGTGTTAGGGCTATCTCTGCCACAAACTTGTATCTTCGTGTCAATCACATTTATGTTAACTCAGATGATATAAAG GAGACTGGCTACACTTACATTATGCCAAAGAATATATTAAAGAAGTTCATATGCATAGCAGATTTAAGGACACAGATTGCAGGGTTTCTGTATGGGCTGAGCCCACAGGATAATCCCCAAGTTAAAGAGATCAGATGCATAGCTATTCCTCCGCAGCACGGAACTCATCAGATGGTGACACTGCCTGCAAACCTTCCCGAGCACGAGTTCCTTAATGATTTGGAGCCACTGGGATGGATGCATACCCAACCAAATGAAGCTCCTCAGCTATCACCACAG GATTTGACATCACATGCCAAGATCTTGGAGAACAACAAGCAATGGGACGGTGAGAAGTGCATCATTTTGACATGCAGCTTTACCCCAGGATCTTGTTCATTGACCGCGTACAAGCTGACGCCAAGCGGTTACGAGTGGGGCCGTAGCAACAAGGACACCGGAAGCAACCCACATGGATATCTCCCGACTCACTACGAGAAGGTCCAGATGCTTCTCAGCGACAGATTCCTGGGATTCTACATG GTGCCGGATAACACCCCTTGGAACTTCAACTTCATGGGAGTCAAGCACGACCCGCTGATGAAGTACAACATGAAGCTTGGCACGCCCCGGGACTTCTATCACGAGGACCATCGGCCGACGCATTTCCTCGAGTTCAGCAACATCGACGAGGGCGAGGTCGCAGAAGGTGATAGGGAGGACACCTTCACGTAA